GCTAAAATGCTCCGTACCATGGCCAGCACGAACGATGGATTTTCTTTCATCTCATCCAATGAAATGGAGATTACGTAACATTCTTGCGATTGCAGGAACAACCCTCGATTTAAATCCAATCGATATTTCGAACGATCTTTGCCATGCGAACCATAATCCATGATTTCAAATACGAACCGGAGCCCACCCACGATCCAAATAAAGTCCACAAAATATGACCGTCCTCTCCAGTCCTTCACCTCATATTCCGGATGCAAACCCGTAAAATGTCCCATGAGCGTCCACCATATTTTTTCTGCAAACATGTGATTACCGTACCCATGCCCCCTTCTCAGTGCATCTTTCCGCTCCCCGCGGCGGTTCGACAAGTGTTTCTTTATCCATTTTTCATGTTCGATTTCAAAACTCAATTCCATGCCCCTCTCTAAGGCAGAACAAAAACGCCCCGACTTCGCTTCCGCTCTGGAAGAAAGTACGGGGCGTGCTTCGCCGCGCTGATTATAATTATGTATATCTTAACTAAATCGCTCCCAGGTTGCAAGGAAATGAGCCAAACACGCCATCATTGAATTTTGGACGATTTTTCGTGCAAGTTTCCTTCGGAGATCGCTTCACGCTGGTTTTTTGAACGATTTTTCGTGCAAATTTCCTACTAGTATCGCTTCATGCTCGTTTTTAGATGATTTTTCGTACAAAATTCCTTCCAGGATCGCTTCACTCTCGTTGTTGAACGATTTTTCGTGCAATTTCCCTTCTAGAATCGCTTCACTCTCGTTTTTGTACGATTTTTCGTACAAAATTCCTTCTAGGATCGCTCCATAATCGTTTTCGAACGATTTTTCGTACAAGTTTCCTACTAGGAATCGCTCCACGCTCATTTTTGTACGATTTTTCGTTCAAAACTTCTTCCAGGATCCCTTCACGCTCATTTTTGTACGATTTTTCGTACAAAATTCCTTCCAGGATCGCTTCATGCTCATTTTTATACGATTTTTCGTACAAATTTCTGAAATTGTATCCTCGGGTATTCGTTTTTGTACGTTTTTTCGTACAACTCTCTTACAACAAATGACTGTGTACATGCTTTTGTACGATTTTTCATACAAATCAGGTATCCGATATTACGGTCGGGTAGCGCGTCTAGGTAACAATCTTGCTTCGGATCACAATAACCATAGGTACTATACAATTCCATTTCCGCACTACCACCTAACTCAAAAAAACGGCGAACCTCCCCCCAGCTATAACTGCCGGTTCGTGAAAGTCCACCGCACGCTTTATATTTTCGCCACCTTGCTGCCTTTCACCTTAACGTTCACGAGCAGAATACTGGCTACAATCATGACCAGACCTGCAATCAGATTGATTGTCACCGACTCCCCAAGGAACAGCACGCTGCACAGCAGGGCAATCAGCGGAATCAGAAACGTGAATGATCCCACCTTGCTCGCTTCACCAGAACTAACCAGTTTGAAGAACGCAAGCCATCCCAGTGCAATGACAAACACTGAAATAAACAGCATATCCAATATAAATGGAAGCACCCACTGCACGTCAACCCAGCTCTCTGTAGCGGTACCCGTCAATGTCAGTACAACCCCACCAATCAAAATTGGGATGGCAGTCATCCAGATCCCGTCGACCTTCGCAGAAGTCCTCTTCATGTATACCGTTCCGATCGCCCAGCTTATCGCACTGAACAACCCGAGCACAACCCCTTCGGGTGATACCATGCCTGTCATGCCGCCAATACTGATGGTAGCGACGCCTGCAAAACCGAGGACTAATCCAGCAATTTTCAATCCATACATCGACTCGCCCAACCACAACCAGGCCCCGATTCCGAGCAGCACGGGCTGTAGGAACACGATGGAGGAAAATAACCCTGCCGGTACTTCCGTCAATCCCATGGTCTGAAAGCCATAGAAGAAAATAATGTTGAGCACTGCAGAGATGACATAGATATGCCAGGTTTCCCGGAGCCGTAGCGTTTTGTACCGTGGAAAAGCATATAGTCCAAGCACCAAACCTCCAATTAATAGACGCATGCCTGCAAATAAAAGCGGTGGTGTGTAATTTAATGCGTATTTGGTCAGGGGCCAGTTCACTCCCCACATGAGTACCAGAAAAGCTAGGACCCAGCCTGCTTTTGAACGTGATAAAGCCATTATGTTTGTCTCCTATCCGGCACATGTCGAACTCGAACCCTTTCACTCGTGCTCTGTGCCTGCGTATGCATTTGGACTTCGATCCGAATCGGGCTAGAGCAGCCCGTTGATCGTTCCGTGTCTCCATGATACAATAATCATCGAAATAATAGAAATGCATGTTATTCATAAGGAGCATACCATATTTGTTATGAACAATTCACAACTGCAGTTATTCGTAAAAATTGCCGAGACAGGAAGTTTTACGCGCGCAGGTCAGGAACTGAATATGACGCAGCCCGCAGTCAGCCGGGCCATCTCTTCCCTGGAGAATGAACTGGATGTCACCCTAATCATTCGGGATCGGCGGAACGGCATTGCGCTCACGGATGTGGGACAGCGAATTCTGGTCATTTTCCGCCGGATTTTGCAGCAGTATGATAAAATCCAACAGGTCGTTGCCGCCGAAAAAGGATTGGAGATTGGTACGATTCGTGTCGGCTCTTTCCCCATGTCCTCCGCCCATCTGCTGCCGAAGATTATCCGTTCCATCCGGGACCGCTACCCTCAGATTCAGTTTGAACTGCACGAGGGAAATATCCATGAGATTCAGGAGTGGCTCAATTCAAGGACCATCGATGTGGCTCTCATCATCGTCACGGACAAAGAACCAATAGATATAGCCTATGAGACGCTTCCGCTGTATAACGAAGAGATGCTAGCGGTGTTCCGTGACGATGAACCGTTTGCGGATCAGGAGGTATTGCCTGTACGGATGCTGGACCAGCATCCGATGATCATATGCAACGGTGGGTATGAAGTACCGATTGTCGACCTGTTCAAACGTGCAGGAGCCGAGCTGCAATTCGGGTTTGTTGTGCATAATGTCAACACTTGCCTCAGCATGATCGAGCAGGGGCTTGGTACAGCCTTATTACCCGCGATCTCCTTGTCCTGGCTGCCTCCCGGTGTAAAAGCAGTCCCTACCAACCCGAAGGCCTATCGCAACATCGAGATTGCCGTCCCTTCCCTGATGGAAGCTTCCCCCGCAGCCCGTTTGTTTATCGAAACGGCGCAGCAATTGTTTGGACACCTTAGCTGATTAGAAGATTTAGATTGGCAGTCTTCAGCCCTGCAGCTCTCTGAGCGCCTTAATATCGCGGTCAAAAAACATTCTGCAGTTATCGTAAGTACGGCTAAAGCTGTATCCGGCAACCTCCAGCTTATAAAGTAACCAAAGCATGGACGAGTCATAATGGCTTTTACTAAAGCAAAAAACCCTTGATAATATATCATCAAGGGTTTTCTTTATATGGAGCCTAGGGGGATCGAACCCCTGACCTCATCGCTGCCAGCGATGGATATAGGGTAGGAGCTAATGGGCATTTCCGAATTTGCTTATGCCACAATTGGTGGCTTAATGACTATTGGAGACGAATTTGTTCCCCAATCCGTCCCCAACGTCCGTCAGACGCCTCCCTAGTTTTGTAATAAACATCCAACATTTTTGAACAACTTAATCGTTTGCTGTTACTTTCCAATTTTATCTCTTGGATTCTGTATTTGTTACGTTATTAAAGTCTACGTAGTTGTTACTTCCGGCACTTCATCCCACAATCGTATTAAGAAATCTGTTTCTTTTAGTTTATTTCATTGTTCTTTAGCTTCTCTCATCTCACTCCAATCGTACTGCTGTACTAAAATTTCGTTCCTATGGTCTGGTACAATTTCAGCCACTCCATAAGAAGCCTTTACTATGTCTAGAAGTCCGATCGGCAACTCATCGAGTTCTTTTGTGTTTAGATACTCATATGCCGAGAAAGACTTTGATGACCCCTTTTCATAATCATGTGGCATCTCAGCCTCAAATGTATGACGGAGAACAAACTTTTTATTTCCTCGGGCAAATGCTAGTTTTTCTAATTTGTGATTCAAAGTCAAGGTCGACTTTAATGAAACACTACTTCTTCTGCTACCTTTTCTATCTAGTTCAGTTATGTCGTAATCATGAATAATCGTATAGGTAATACCAAAATTATTCAAGATGTTCAACAAAACATACATTGTTCCTTTTCCGTTACAGTTAACTACACTAGTTTTATAATAATCTTCTGAGTTTAGCTGACCGTTTTCAACTAACTTTTCCCCTATGACTTTTAGAGCGATTACTTCCGTATCCCCCTCAACTAATATTACTCTATCAGCAAAAAAGACTTCGTTTACATAAGGATTAAACCTTAGAAGAGCTTGAAGCCTCTCTTTTTCGTGTCCTGGTAAGCCATAAACGTCTGAATTAACTTGATTTTAGACCAACTTCATTCTCCTGATTTATATAAACTTTTGATAATGTTCTATTTGGCTTTGATAAATCCACAAAATTAGGAGAATGTGAGGTAGCAATTACTTGAAAAAAACCATCATCTGCTAAGCTATACAGAGTATCTTTAAATACTCTTGCCAAATGTGGATGTAAGTATAATTCTGGTTCTTCAAGTGCAATAATTAAATGTCTACTGTTTTCAATATTGTCTGATTCAAACCGTCGTTTGTATTTCCTAAACCCTTTGAAAACGGACAAAATAAACGTCCTTTGTACGCCATTCCCTTGATGGTTTAACTCTGTATCTAAACCATTATAATTAAAATTTGTTGAGAGGGAAGTGCTTACTATTTCATCTAAAGGACTAACATTCACTTTAAACTTAACATCTGTTGAAGTAACTTCATTTAGAAATTCCCTCACTTCAGTTTCAAAGTACCTTATCTTTTCATCATTATGTTCATTGATTTTTTGCTGGAGCAACTGAGTTTTCTCATATGCTTCAATGTACTCTGGCAACCCTGCTACAACATTTTTATATAGACTATACAGCGTTTTCATGTGAGCAGACTTATTGGTTAGCTCATCATTGGCATCCTTAACTGCAGGTATGTATATAACTTCTGGAAAAACATTTAGGAAGTGAGTTCCGTTTCTACCACCTCCAAGTCTTCCTTCCCAGCCTTCTTGTCCTAAGTCATGGGTTAGAGGTCCAGAAATTTTGGCAGCACGTTCAACATTTGAACCTTCCTTATATATAGCTCTTACAATGAAATTACCTGATTCTCTATGTATAGAGTTTCGAATTCCGTGCATCTCGATCTCGTCTTCTGTCAAATTTGAGAAGGTAGCATGAAAACTAATAGGCTGAGACATATCATGTTTATGATAAAAATTTTTACTTAGCTGAAGTTCTTTACTTCCAAATTGATTCAGCGCTTGCAGAATGGTACTTTTACTGCAATTGTTTGGCCCAATAATGACAGAGATATTCTCTATGTCAATTGAAAGTTCTTTTATACCTTTATAATTCCGAATAGTAAATTTCCTTAATTTCATTTTCATTCCCTCCTTGTTACGTGATTCTTTACTCTTCCTAAAATACCTCCCAAGTATATCAAGCAAATTTCGACATTAAACGGGGCTGCAAATTTAGATCGATTTCACTTCTTTTTCATCCTCGAATTTACGCTTGAAACTACATATTTCCTTATCCATTAGCATCTTGATAAACACCCCGCCTTGTACCGATCTGTTCTGGAAACCAACCATCTTAGCATCGGTCGTCGAATACCAGTCAGTCATTGGAACACGGCTCTGCGACTGGTCGTAAGCAAGCCATAAGAGATCAATAATGGCATTGAAATCCTCCTTGCTCTCACACAATGCGGCGCTCCACACAAGCCAATCGGATTTGGTATACGTGTCGCGGTTATCGAGCATCAGGCCGTAGGGTCCCGAATGCTTTTCGATATAGGCCTGCGTCTCTGCCTTAAACGTATCATCAGGGAATAAGTTCAGACCGAAGATTCGAGCCCAAATGGCATTATACTTCATACTAAAAGTGCCGGGACGGTCGAATGCCAGGCGGAACGTACCGTCATCATTTGCAGCCATGGACATCCATTGTTCCGCCATTGATTGGGCGATCTCCATGAGTTCCTCCGCCTTCTCCCCGTTTCCTGCCATGTGGTTCAAGATGGAGAAGCTGGCTATCCCCATGATCGCTTTGAGCGACAAGTTACAGTTATGAGCCAAATGACCTGCAAAATCGTCTGTACACAGCTGATTATCCGGATCGATGCCGTTTTTGATCAAGTAATTGCACCATGTTTCAAGATATCCCCAGTTCTCTTGGGCAAACGATACATCCTGCTCCGCAATCGCGACGGCAGTGACGCAAATCAGCATGTTTCCGCATTCTTCAACCGGCATTTGCCAGTTGGGCGTAGTTCCATTGCTATATACCTGTCCGTTCAGAAGAGGGTAGGTACCCACATCGTGGGGAGCAAAGTCATAGTACCAAATATCGGTTGAAGCGTACTTGAAAATCGGTCGTAGCATCCCCTTCACCAACTCGGGATTATAAAGCAGGAATTGAGGGATGGACGGGTAAGTTACATCGAGCGTGGCGGCGCAACCATTACTGAAATTTTCCTTGGAGACGAACAACACTTCTCCTTCAGGACCCGCAACAATTTTATGTGCGGCAATAGCTTGCCGGTAGGCCAAGGATACCAGGTCTGCATACTTTTCACTTCCGGATTCCGCGGCGTCTTGATACAATTTCTTTGCAAACTGCTCACATTTCTCATGCAACGTATCGTATTCGCACAGAGCCTGCTTAATCGCCTCTTCGATCGTTTCTCCGTCTTTCTTCCAATAGGCATCAAGCGGTTGGTGAAAATACTCGATCGATTTTATATCGTCATATGCGACTGCAAATAGTCCTTCTACGTCCTGATCCGTATCCAGGTCAATAGACAGCCGCATAGTATGGTTTATTGTCCCGTAGACGTTTACATCCTCGGCAGCGGTTACTGCAGCTCGACTATGGTTTGATGCCAGATATACGTAACCCCAGTTAATTCTGAGGTCGTCCCCGCTTCTAGTTAACATATGCTGAATTCTGCTGCCCACCTTACCGCAAGTAAAACCGGGTTCACTGATATCCGAGTACACAGTAGGAAACTCGTATTTCATGTTTTGGCATAGTTCCCCATCTACCGTAATGGTAACCGTCACGTCATGTTTCATCTTGTCATTCGATTCGGTTTGCACGTGAATATAGGATACCGGTCTGGACGTCAGCTTCAAATCATTTAGCAATAGCGGAGTCGTGAACGTAACGGTTAAACAAATTTCATTGCAGACAAACTGGTATTGGCTTGAGAGCGCATGAATATCTAGCTTTGTCTGTTCCATGATCAGGCTGTCCGGGTTAACCCCCATGAATGTATACTCTTTCCCATCAACCAGCGCGGTGCCTGTCATCCGGTGAGGTTTACCCGTCCAATGCTTGGTGTCCGATTCATTGAGCTTATCCGCCATCGACCAGACAGAAAAGTACGGATCTACGGTTATCAGCGGAACAGCTGGAGCACGTAAAATCATATTATTCCCTCCCTTTAAATGTTGTTTCATACAAGATATAATTTATCATGCACCTAGGCGCTTTATAATAGGATAAATCATCATGAATGTGAGGATTATCATCATGCACGAAACCATATTCAATTTCTGGCATTTGAATGACCCTAAGCTTCCACTCAATGTTCTCATGTCGGGTATCTCTTATTGCGACAAAAATTACCGGATTGAACGACACGGCGAGAACCTGTTTTCGTTCGAATATATCATCGACGGCAGCGGCGTCCTAGAGATCAATTCACAAACGTTGTATCCTCAGAAAAACGACGTTTACATACTGACCAAACACAGCGATCACACCTATTATTCCAGCGAAGAGCACCCATGGAATAAAATTTGGATCATCTTTAATGGTGACTTCGCCGAATCTTTGTTCAAACAATATATCCCCGAAAATACGTATCTTATCAAGGACTGCAACATTCTTTCCTATATGAAAGAATTGATCAACCTTTCGTCTGCCAGGCAGATTGACTATTCCGGTTTTATTGACGAAGTGACTGTTATTCTACTGAAAATCGTATTGCGCTTAAAGAACCAATTGGAACATAAGGAGGCACCCACCGTAGCTGAGCAGATCAAGTTTTGTCTGGACGGTAACATCGAGAATAGAATAGATTTAGACGACCTTTGCGTACAACTCGGCTATTCGAAAAATCACTTGATCAAGCTGTTTCGGGAAAAGTACGGAATTACGCCATACGCCTATTTTCGAAAACACAAAATTGAAGCGGCCGAGCGATATTTGCTGAACACACATCTTAGCATCAATGAAATCTCCTCCAAACTGAACTTCGCAGACCAGCACTATTTCTCTTCAGTCTTCAAAGCCATCGTCGGCGTTTCCCCTTCAGAGTACCGACAGAATAAGAAATAAGGAAAAACGGTAACCATCAGACGTGTCCTCCGATCATTCATAGGTAGTTGAACAAATGCAGCCGATCACTTTGACCGGCTGCATTCTTGTCTTTATAGGGCTTATCCTAGATGGGATTTTTTAGATCTTAATGTTCATACAAAAAGCCATTAGCTTCACATACAGCGAGTTTACCATGTAGCCGGTCGGGTCCACCAAATATCTTGTCCCTGTGTCCAACCGTTGGATGCGCCCCATTTCTTCATTAGTCAGTTCAAAGTCGAAAATGCTCACCTCCATTTGGACACAGCAACTCATCCCTCTGATCATATTCGTAATTTCTTATTTAACCCTTAATTCCTGATAACGTTACACCCTTGACGATATACTTTTGGAAAATGATAAAGATGATAATGATCGGGATCGAAGCATACGCATTCACCGCCATTGGCAAGGTTTCATCCTGGTTATACGAGCTCATGAAAAACGGGATACCGATGGGAAGCGTAAACAAGACTTCCGATTGAATCGCCAGAAATGGCCACAAGAAATCGTTCCAGGTGCCTAGGAAAGAAAAGATCATCAAGGTAGCCAGCACCGGTTTGGATAATGGAATAAAAATGTTCCACCACACCCGAAATAAACTGCAACCGTCTATTTTCGCAGCTTCCACCAGCTCATTCGGCATCCCGTCGAAAAATTGCTTCATGATTAGTACACCAAGCGGTCCTGCGAGCCCCGGCAAAATGAGGGCTGCATAGGAATCCAGAATCCCCAAGCTGTTAGCTACCATATACAAGGAAACAATCGTCGCTTCGCCGGGAATCATCATTCCACTGAGAATGAGCCAGAAAGCTAACTTCCTATAACTGAAATCGATCCGCGATAAAGCAAATGCGGCGAGTGAAGCCATGGTCAAGCTGAGTACAGGCACAATAACAGCGATGGTTAAGCTGTTCATGGTCCATTTGATCACCGGCGCATTCTCAAAAATATAAGCGTAGTTTTCGAACGAAAACGGCGGCAGGAAACGGTCCATCAGATCGCCCATCGCACTACCCTGCGGTTTTAGAGATGTGAATATCATGTAGATCACCGGAACGACAAAGATCGTTGCCAAACCGTAAGCTATGATGTGCAGCAGTATTTTTGGACCCGTCCACCGTTTAGAGCCAGCGAAATCACCCATTTCCTCATCACCTCATTCACTTTTTTTACCGAAAATTTTAAACTGCAAGAATGAAAGTACCGTCAGAAAGACAAAGAAAATAAATGACATCGAGGTTGATAATCCAAGATCGTTGGCGGTAAAGCCGGTTTCATAAATGTATTGAATCATCGTCCGGGTTTCATTCCCTGGCCCGCCGCGGGTAACGAGCCATACCTGGCCGAATACTTTAAAGGACGCTATCACTTGAAGCACAGTAATTAGTACGAGAAGGCCTCGCATCGCAGGCAATGTGATAAATTTGAGTCTTTGCCAAGCATTGGCTCCATCCAGTGTCGCTGCCTCGTAATGTTCAGCAGGAATATCTTGCAGCCCTGCGAGTAGCACGATCATGTTAAAGCCCTGTGTCCACCAAAGCGTAATCATCACGATGGAAATCCAGGCAAGCTGCGGTTCATTCAACCAGAAAATTTCGGATTCCGGACTGAGAATCCCGAGATTATGCAGCACCGTGTTCACTAAGCCTGAGTAAGGCGCAAGAAGA
Above is a window of Paenibacillus sp. FSL K6-1330 DNA encoding:
- a CDS encoding DMT family transporter; the protein is MMALSRSKAGWVLAFLVLMWGVNWPLTKYALNYTPPLLFAGMRLLIGGLVLGLYAFPRYKTLRLRETWHIYVISAVLNIIFFYGFQTMGLTEVPAGLFSSIVFLQPVLLGIGAWLWLGESMYGLKIAGLVLGFAGVATISIGGMTGMVSPEGVVLGLFSAISWAIGTVYMKRTSAKVDGIWMTAIPILIGGVVLTLTGTATESWVDVQWVLPFILDMLFISVFVIALGWLAFFKLVSSGEASKVGSFTFLIPLIALLCSVLFLGESVTINLIAGLVMIVASILLVNVKVKGSKVAKI
- a CDS encoding LysR family transcriptional regulator, with protein sequence MNNSQLQLFVKIAETGSFTRAGQELNMTQPAVSRAISSLENELDVTLIIRDRRNGIALTDVGQRILVIFRRILQQYDKIQQVVAAEKGLEIGTIRVGSFPMSSAHLLPKIIRSIRDRYPQIQFELHEGNIHEIQEWLNSRTIDVALIIVTDKEPIDIAYETLPLYNEEMLAVFRDDEPFADQEVLPVRMLDQHPMIICNGGYEVPIVDLFKRAGAELQFGFVVHNVNTCLSMIEQGLGTALLPAISLSWLPPGVKAVPTNPKAYRNIEIAVPSLMEASPAARLFIETAQQLFGHLS
- a CDS encoding AAA family ATPase; the encoded protein is MKLRKFTIRNYKGIKELSIDIENISVIIGPNNCSKSTILQALNQFGSKELQLSKNFYHKHDMSQPISFHATFSNLTEDEIEMHGIRNSIHRESGNFIVRAIYKEGSNVERAAKISGPLTHDLGQEGWEGRLGGGRNGTHFLNVFPEVIYIPAVKDANDELTNKSAHMKTLYSLYKNVVAGLPEYIEAYEKTQLLQQKINEHNDEKIRYFETEVREFLNEVTSTDVKFKVNVSPLDEIVSTSLSTNFNYNGLDTELNHQGNGVQRTFILSVFKGFRKYKRRFESDNIENSRHLIIALEEPELYLHPHLARVFKDTLYSLADDGFFQVIATSHSPNFVDLSKPNRTLSKVYINQENEVGLKSS
- a CDS encoding DUF4965 domain-containing protein, whose amino-acid sequence is MILRAPAVPLITVDPYFSVWSMADKLNESDTKHWTGKPHRMTGTALVDGKEYTFMGVNPDSLIMEQTKLDIHALSSQYQFVCNEICLTVTFTTPLLLNDLKLTSRPVSYIHVQTESNDKMKHDVTVTITVDGELCQNMKYEFPTVYSDISEPGFTCGKVGSRIQHMLTRSGDDLRINWGYVYLASNHSRAAVTAAEDVNVYGTINHTMRLSIDLDTDQDVEGLFAVAYDDIKSIEYFHQPLDAYWKKDGETIEEAIKQALCEYDTLHEKCEQFAKKLYQDAAESGSEKYADLVSLAYRQAIAAHKIVAGPEGEVLFVSKENFSNGCAATLDVTYPSIPQFLLYNPELVKGMLRPIFKYASTDIWYYDFAPHDVGTYPLLNGQVYSNGTTPNWQMPVEECGNMLICVTAVAIAEQDVSFAQENWGYLETWCNYLIKNGIDPDNQLCTDDFAGHLAHNCNLSLKAIMGIASFSILNHMAGNGEKAEELMEIAQSMAEQWMSMAANDDGTFRLAFDRPGTFSMKYNAIWARIFGLNLFPDDTFKAETQAYIEKHSGPYGLMLDNRDTYTKSDWLVWSAALCESKEDFNAIIDLLWLAYDQSQSRVPMTDWYSTTDAKMVGFQNRSVQGGVFIKMLMDKEICSFKRKFEDEKEVKSI
- a CDS encoding AraC family transcriptional regulator, whose translation is MNVRIIIMHETIFNFWHLNDPKLPLNVLMSGISYCDKNYRIERHGENLFSFEYIIDGSGVLEINSQTLYPQKNDVYILTKHSDHTYYSSEEHPWNKIWIIFNGDFAESLFKQYIPENTYLIKDCNILSYMKELINLSSARQIDYSGFIDEVTVILLKIVLRLKNQLEHKEAPTVAEQIKFCLDGNIENRIDLDDLCVQLGYSKNHLIKLFREKYGITPYAYFRKHKIEAAERYLLNTHLSINEISSKLNFADQHYFSSVFKAIVGVSPSEYRQNKK
- a CDS encoding carbohydrate ABC transporter permease, which translates into the protein MGDFAGSKRWTGPKILLHIIAYGLATIFVVPVIYMIFTSLKPQGSAMGDLMDRFLPPFSFENYAYIFENAPVIKWTMNSLTIAVIVPVLSLTMASLAAFALSRIDFSYRKLAFWLILSGMMIPGEATIVSLYMVANSLGILDSYAALILPGLAGPLGVLIMKQFFDGMPNELVEAAKIDGCSLFRVWWNIFIPLSKPVLATLMIFSFLGTWNDFLWPFLAIQSEVLFTLPIGIPFFMSSYNQDETLPMAVNAYASIPIIIIFIIFQKYIVKGVTLSGIKG
- a CDS encoding sugar ABC transporter permease, with the translated sequence MNPVTVKDPSLVDMSIGKRKRKLQNELLATGFLAPYFFFFILFSIVPIFYGLFVSFHDWALIGKEGFVGLQNYLYALKDSDFWASLWNTTYFALISTPFMIVTPFLLALILDSKVKGKTFLRTVFFMPNVLSVAVVSFVWIFLLAPYSGLVNTVLHNLGILSPESEIFWLNEPQLAWISIVMITLWWTQGFNMIVLLAGLQDIPAEHYEAATLDGANAWQRLKFITLPAMRGLLVLITVLQVIASFKVFGQVWLVTRGGPGNETRTMIQYIYETGFTANDLGLSTSMSFIFFVFLTVLSFLQFKIFGKKSE